Proteins encoded together in one Colius striatus isolate bColStr4 chromosome 3, bColStr4.1.hap1, whole genome shotgun sequence window:
- the PLK4 gene encoding serine/threonine-protein kinase PLK4: MATCIGEKIEDFKVGNLLGKGSFAGVYRAVSLKTGLEVAIKMIDKKAMHRVGMVQRVQNEVKIHCQLKHPSILELYNYFEDSNYVYLILEMCHNGEMSRYIKNRKKPFSEEEARHFLHQIITGMLYLHSHGILHRDLTLSNILLTNNMNVKIADFGLATQLKMPHEKHYTMCGTPNYISPEIATRSPHGLESDVWSLGCMFYTLLIGKPPFDTDTVKNTLNKVVLADYEMPAFLSREAQDLIHRLLRKNPADRLSLSSVLDHPFMSRCSSARSKDSGTSEDSMDSGNATISTTFTGSSSISTSGCLKEKKKLLVGQPLPNKMTFFPKTKNSSNTSSVDGSGSFHQWGIQGKEIGITGRGRTMQLTEERPHSRYLRRAHSSDRSGTSHSQTPGISNIAERCHSMELLSKPKVGTREKTECFSPANSYTDIGEIFKEKTSGSSGSFEEQISPPVKDQPHSNYLCPMQPQVGLLEQKSQAETMQQWLGSMQTKVPLRPPADLTGNSSARGGFQYHLDVQQDASRNAWNTLKDIRNQDASVDCPQSLNQRNPKKYISGVFCKSEKIQPSSPCGLWSTSEQNQTWGKEPTVHQKPTLRSTVSPLNALRLKPIRQKTKNAVVSILDSGEVCMEFLKEHHSQELVKEVLRISCDGNMIAVYHPNEGRGFLLDDRPPAPPEDICMYNFDNLPEKYWKKYQYAAKFVQLVRTKTPKVTFYTRYAKCMLMENSPTADVEICFYDGAKIHKTAGMTRVIEKSGKSFTLKGESEAGLKKEIQAYMDHANEGHRICLALESAVLEEEKRSDSVPFFPIIVGRKPGNTESPQAVAPPLLDNTNCSKEIVALDKNRAASSTPVQPPSCIPSVMSYEKSTFMGNTAETTCSSVHQTECSPNSAQLLKSVFVKNVGWASQLTSGAVWVQFNDGSQLVAQAGVSSITYTSPDGQTTRYGENDKLPEYIREKLHCLSSILVMFTNPASPH; this comes from the exons ATGGCGACCTGCATCGGCGAGAAAATAGAG GATTTCAAGGTGGGGAACCTCCTGGGGAAAGGTTCCTTTGCAGGAGTTTACAGAGCAGTATCCCTGAAAACTGGTCTAGAAGTGGCTATCAAAATG ATAGATAAAAAAGCCATGCACAGGGTTGGAATGGTACAGAGGGTTCAAAATGAGGTGAAAATACATTGTCAGCTAAAGCATCCATCTATACTTGAG CTTTACAACTATTTTGAAGATAGCAACTACGTGTACTTGATACTTGAGATGTGCCACAATGGTGAAATGAGCAGATAcataaagaacagaaagaaacccTTTTCAGAAGAAGaag CCCGCCACTTCTTGCATCAAATTATCACAGGTATGCTGTACCTTCATTCTCATGGAATACTGCACCGGGACCTCACCCTTTCTAATATCTTACTCACCAATAATATGAATGTCAAGATTGCTGATTTTGGACTAGCAACTCAGCTGAAAATGCCTCATGAAAAACATTACACCATGTGTGGAACTCCAAATTACATTTCTCCAGAGATAGCCACAAGGAGCCCACATGGACTCGAATCTGATGTGTGGTCTTTGGGCTGTATGTTTTACACTCTTCTTATTGGAAAGCCACCTTTTGACACTGACACTGTCAAGAACACGCTGAATAAAGTAGTATTAGCAGATTATGAAATGCCAGCTTTTTTATCCAGGGAGGCGCAAGACCTTATCCATAGGTTACTTCGCAAAAATCCAGCAGACCGCTTGAGCCTTTCCTCAGTGTTGGATCATCCTTTTATGTCCAGGTGTAGCTCTGCACGGAGTAAGGATTCAGGAACTTCAGAAGACTCCATGGACAGTGGAAATGCTACCATCTCTACAACCTTCACAGGCTCTTCCAGCATTAGTACTAGTGGTTgcttgaaggaaaagaagaaactgttaGTTGGACAGCCACTCCcaaataaaatgactttttttcccaaaaccaAGAATTCCAGTAATACTTCATCCGTAGATGGAAGTGGTTCTTTTCATCAGTGGGGAAttcagggaaaagaaattgGCATAACTGGCAGGGGAAGAACCATGCAGCTCACTGAAGAGAGACCGCATTCGCGCTACCTCCGAAGAGCCCACTCTTCAGATAGGTCTGGCACATCCCACAGTCAAACTCCAGGCATATCGAATATTGCTGAGAGATGTCACTCTATGGAACTGCTTTCTAAGCCTAAAGTAGGAAcaagggaaaagacagaatgCTTTTCACCTGCGAACAGCTATACTGATATAGGAGAAATATTTAAGGAGAAGACTTCTGGTAGTTCTGGCTCTTTTGAAGAGCAAATATCTCCACCTGTAAAAGATCAACCACA CTCAAATTATCTCTGCCCGATGCAGCCCCAGGTTGGTTTGTTAGAGCAGAAGTCCCAGGCTGAAACAATGCAGCAATGGCTTGGAAGCATGCAGACAAAGG TTCCACTGAGACCACCTGCAGACCTAACTGGCAACAGTAGTGCACGTGGAGGTTTTCAGTATCACCTGGATGTGCAGCAAGATGCATCAAGAAATGCATGGAACACCTTAAAAGATATAAGGAATCAAGATGCATCTGTCGACTGTCCACAGTCTTTAAACCAGAGAAACCCAAAGAAATATATCTCTGGAGTTTTCTGCAAATCTGAGAAAATTCAACCATCTTCTCCGTGTGGTCTTTGGTCAACTTCAGAACAGAACCAAACCTGGGGCAAAGAACCAACAGTCCATCAGAAACCTACACTGCGAAGTACAGTATCACCTCTCAACGCTCTCAGGCTAAAACCTAtcaggcagaaaacaaaaaatgcagtG GTGAGCATTCTAGATTCTGGGGAAGTGTGTATGGAGTTTCTAAAAGAACACCATTCACAAGAACTTGTGAAAGAAGTTCTCAGAATATCTTGTGATGGAAATATG ATTGCAGTTTATCATCCAAATGAAGGAAGAGGTTTCCTTCTTGATGACAgacctcctgctcctcctgaaGACATCTGTATGTATAATTTTGACAACTTGCCAG agaAGTACTGGAAAAAATACCAGTATGCAGCCAAGTTTGTGCAGTTGGTAagaacaaaaacccccaaagttACATTCTACACAAGATATGCCAAGTGCATGTTGATGGAAAATTCACCCACTGCAGATGTTGAAATTTGTTTTTATGATG GAGCGAAGATACACAAAACAGCTGGTATGACTCGTGTGATTGAAAAATCGGGGAAATCCTTCACTTTGAAAGGAGAAAGCGAAGCAGGTTTGAAGAAGGAAATACAGGCTTATATGGATCATGCAAATGAG GGACATCGTATATGCCTTGCCCTGGAATCTGCtgttttggaagaagaaaaaaggagtgACAGTGTTCCATTTTTTCCAATAATTGTTGGAAG AAAACCTGGCAATACTGAATCTCCTCAGGCTGTGGCACCTCCTCTGTTGGACAACACAAACTGTTCAAAAGAAATTGTGGCACTGGATAAAAACAGGGCTGCCAGTTCTACTCCAGTTCAACCTCCAAGCTGTATTCCTTCT GTGATGTCATATGAAAAGTCTACATTTATGGGTAACACTGCTGAAACGACGTGCTCCTCTGTTCATCAAACAGAATGTAGTCCAAATTCAGCCCaacttttaaaatctgtctttgTGAAGAATGTTGGTTGGGCTTCTCAG CTGACCAGTGGAGCAGTATGGGTTCAGTTTAATGATGGATCCCAACTGGTAGCCCAAGCAGGTGTTTCTTCTATCACTTACACATCTCCAGATGGCCAGACGACTAG GTATGGAGAAAACGATAAGTTGCCAGAATACAtcagagagaagctgcattGTCTGTCTTCTATTCTTGTGATGTTCACCAATCCAGCTAGTCCCCACTga
- the MFSD8 gene encoding major facilitator superfamily domain-containing protein 8: MAAAVCGPKVATEGQEPLLSPGEAEEESRDVVETQEHYKSRWRSIWIMYLTMFLSSVGFSIVIMSVWPYLQKIDPTADASFLGWIIASYSIGQMVASPLFGLWSNYRPRREPLVVSTAISVAANCLYAYVHVPHSHNKYYMLTARALVGFGAGNVAVVRSYIAGATSLKERTSAMANTSACQAVGFILGPVFQTCFTLIGEEGVTWKLVHLQLNMYTAPVLFGALLGVINIILIFAIFREHRVDDMGRQCTSINSEGEESGVDQDTEGNIDHVAVVAINFLFFVILFVFAVFETIATPLTMDMYSWTRKEAVFYNGIILSVVGIESVIVFMVVKVLSKRTGERAILHGGLLIVLVGFFILLPWGKKLPNIQWQEIKNNSIPRTISTEMIMPFWSSQAMHLPSNHTVEPVGCPVTQSWCLNTPMIYLAQYISSDVLIGLGYPVCNVMSYTLYSKILGPQPQGIYMGWLTASGSGARILGPLFVSQVYTHLGPRWAFSLICGVVVLSLLLLEIVYKRLIAFSVRYRRMQEENC; this comes from the exons ATGGCGGCCGCCGTCTGCGGTCCTAAGGTGGCTACTGAGGGGCAGGAGCCTTTGCTGAGTCCTGGAGAGGCGGAGGAGGAGAGCAG GGATGTTGTGGAAACACAAGAACATTATAAGAGCAGGTGGCGATCCATCTGGATTATGTATCTCACTATGTTTCTCAGTAGCGTAG GTTTCTCAATTGTAATTATGTCTGTGTGGCCATATCTCCAAAAG ATTGATCCGACAGCAGATGCAAGTTTCTTGGGCTGGATTATAGCTTCATATAGCATTGGCCAAATGGTTGCCTCTCCTCTGTTTGGCTTGTGGTCCAATTACAGGCCAAGAAGAGAACCTCTCGTCGTTTCAACTGCCATTTCAGTAGCTGCTAATTGTCTTTATGCCTATGTCCATGTACCTCATTCACACAACAAATACTACATGCTGACTGCACGTGCTCTTGTGGGTTTTGGAGCAG gaaACGTGGCTGTAGTTCGATCATATATTGCAGGTGCCACTTCTCTCAAGGAAAGAACAAGCGCCATGGCCAATACCAGTGCCTGCCAAGCTGTTGGCTTCATATTAGGACCAG TTTTTCAGACATGTTTTACACTTATCGGAGAAGAAGGAGTAACATGGAAGTTAGTTCATCTTCAGCTGAACATGTATACAGCACCAGTTTTATTTGGAGCTCTCTTAGGAGTCATTAATATTATTCTCATCTTTGCCATATTCAG AGAGCATCGGGTGGATGACATGGGACGGCAATGCACAAGTATCAATTCTGAAGGAGAAG AAAGTGGTGTGGATCAGgatacagaaggaaacattgACCATGTTGCTGTGGTAGcaatcaattttcttttttttgtcatcttgtttgtgtttgctgtctTTGAAAC CATAGCTACTCCCTTGACAATGGATATGTATTCCTGGACCAGGAAAGAAGCTGTTTTTTATAATGGAATAATCCTTAGTGTGGTTGGCATCGAATCAGTGATTGTTTTCATGGTGGTTAAAGTGCTGTCAAAAAG GACTGGTGAGCGTGCCATACTCCATGGGGGTTTACTGATTGTCTTGGTTGGATTCTTTATCTTACTGCCTTGGGGAAAGAAACTACCAAATATCCAGTGGCAAG aaataaagaaTAACTCCATTCCCAGAACAATTTCCACTGAAATGATAATGCCTTTCTGGAGTTCACAAGCAATGCACCTGCCATCCAACCACACAGTGGAACCTGTAGGCTGCCCTGTCACACAGTCCTGGTGCCTAAATACTCCTATGATCTATCTGGCCCAGTATATTAGCTCTGATGTACTAATAGGATTGGGCTATCCAGTTTGTAATGTCATGTCTTATACTTTATACTCAAAAATTCTAGGACCACAGCCTCAG GGTATCTACATGGGATGGTTAACTGCTTCTGGAAGTGGAGCACGAATACTTGGGCCTCTTTTTGTGAGCCAGGTATACACTCACCTGGGACCTCGTTGGGCATTTAGCTTAATCTGTGGAGTAGTTGTACTCTCTCTCTTACTTTTGGAGATAGTATACAAGAGGCTAATTGCATTTTCTGTCAGATATAGAAGGATGCAGGAAGAGAACTGTTAA